Proteins found in one Colletes latitarsis isolate SP2378_abdomen chromosome 8, iyColLati1, whole genome shotgun sequence genomic segment:
- the LOC143344353 gene encoding cyclin-dependent kinase 2-associated protein 1, giving the protein MEEERGNVEVSTKITEPLLSVPNPRALQQTVPSVPGQSKYIQLLNVIEELGHEVRPTYAGSRTSAEKIKRGIVHARILVRECLVETEKSARQ; this is encoded by the coding sequence ATGGAAGAAGAACGAGGAAACGTAGAAGTTTCAACAAAGATCACAGAGCCCTTACTGAGTGTACCAAATCCAAGAGCCCTACAGCAAACTGTTCCTTCTGTACCTGGTCAATCAAAGTATATACAGCTGCTTAATGTCATAGAGGAACTTGGTCATGAAGTTCGACCTACCTATGCTGGCAGTCGTACTTCTGCTGAAAAAATTAAACGTGGTATCGTACATGCACGTATTTTAGTCAGAGAGTGTCTAGTCGAAACTGAGAAAAGTGCTCGTCAGTAA
- the LOC143344352 gene encoding diphthine methyltransferase isoform X1 — protein MLQINETIMFHTLDTFDTEFSADSIEWCPANSFKDIFVCGTYQLIKENEETLDESKALKRLGRIYMFRVADNGCLVLLQKLEVPAVLDMKWAHVMYQNKILLGVVNSLGHLQVYQLKNDEGKKALKLLTEKKISHDEEVIALSLDWCTGRWMDNNDSHSKIVVSDSKGFVTLFEINENELNVINSWPMHKFEAWIAAFDYWDTNVIYTGGDDCKFQSFDTRMGTYPTICSKIHGAGVTSVHSNAKKEFLLSTGSYDETLRLWDTRHLKRPVSETNLGGGVWRLKWDPFARKYLLAACMYGGFRIIDCERTDAPSVIGKYNEHESIAYGCDWSFLNSEEIAKQIPGMEVENACLIGTCSFYDHVLKLSVTYLNND, from the exons ATGTTACAGATCAATGAAACAATCATGTTCCATACTTTGGATACCTTTGATACTGAATTTTCTGCTGACTCTATCGAATGGTGCCCAGCAAATTCTTTCAAAGATATATTTGTATGTGGAACATACCAGTTAATAAAAGAGAATGAAGAAACATTGGATGAATCAAAGGCATTGAAACGCCTAGGACGAATCTACATGTTTCGCGTTGCGGACAATGGATGTCTAGTCCTGTTACAAAAGTTAGAAGTACCTGCTGTATTAGATATGAAATGGGCGCACGTTATgtatcaaaataaaattttactagGCGTTGTAAATTCATTAGGCCATTTACAAGTATATCAATTAAAAAATGACGAAGGAAAAAAAgctttaaaattattaacggagaaaaaaatttctcacgATGAGGAAGTAATTGCCTTATCTTTAGATTGGTGTACTGGAAGATGGATGGATAATAACGATTCGCATTCAAAAATTGTAGTCAGCGATTCAAAAGGATTCGTAACATTGTTTGAAATAAACGAAAATGAACTTAACGTAATTAATTCGTGGCCTATGCACAAATTCGAAGCTTGGATCGCTGCTTTTGATTACTGGGATACAAATGTGATATATACTG GTGGCGATGACTGTAAATTCCAAAGTTTTGATACAAGAATGGGTACATATCCTACAATTTGTAGCAAAATTCATGGTGCTGGCGTTACGAGCGTTCATAGTAACGCAAAGAAAGAGTTTTTATTATCAACTGGAAG tTACGACGAAACGTTGAGACTATGGGATACAAGACATTTAAAACGACCCGTTTCGGAAACCAATCTTGGCGGTGGTGTGTGGCGTTTGAAATGGGATCCTTTTGCACGAAAATATTTGCTTGCCGCTTGTATGTATGGCGGTTTTAGAATAATTGACTGCGAGAGAACAGATGCACCATCTGTTATTGGTAAATATAACGAGCACGAAAGTATAGCATATGGATGTGATTGGTCCTTTTTAAACAGTGAAGAAATTGCAAAACAAATACCCGGTATGGAAGTAGAAAATGCCTGTTTGATCGGTACCTGCTCCTTCTACGATCACGTTTTAAAATTATCTGTGACGTATTTAAATAACGATTAa
- the LOC143344352 gene encoding diphthine methyltransferase isoform X2: MFHTLDTFDTEFSADSIEWCPANSFKDIFVCGTYQLIKENEETLDESKALKRLGRIYMFRVADNGCLVLLQKLEVPAVLDMKWAHVMYQNKILLGVVNSLGHLQVYQLKNDEGKKALKLLTEKKISHDEEVIALSLDWCTGRWMDNNDSHSKIVVSDSKGFVTLFEINENELNVINSWPMHKFEAWIAAFDYWDTNVIYTGGDDCKFQSFDTRMGTYPTICSKIHGAGVTSVHSNAKKEFLLSTGSYDETLRLWDTRHLKRPVSETNLGGGVWRLKWDPFARKYLLAACMYGGFRIIDCERTDAPSVIGKYNEHESIAYGCDWSFLNSEEIAKQIPGMEVENACLIGTCSFYDHVLKLSVTYLNND, translated from the exons ATGTTCCATACTTTGGATACCTTTGATACTGAATTTTCTGCTGACTCTATCGAATGGTGCCCAGCAAATTCTTTCAAAGATATATTTGTATGTGGAACATACCAGTTAATAAAAGAGAATGAAGAAACATTGGATGAATCAAAGGCATTGAAACGCCTAGGACGAATCTACATGTTTCGCGTTGCGGACAATGGATGTCTAGTCCTGTTACAAAAGTTAGAAGTACCTGCTGTATTAGATATGAAATGGGCGCACGTTATgtatcaaaataaaattttactagGCGTTGTAAATTCATTAGGCCATTTACAAGTATATCAATTAAAAAATGACGAAGGAAAAAAAgctttaaaattattaacggagaaaaaaatttctcacgATGAGGAAGTAATTGCCTTATCTTTAGATTGGTGTACTGGAAGATGGATGGATAATAACGATTCGCATTCAAAAATTGTAGTCAGCGATTCAAAAGGATTCGTAACATTGTTTGAAATAAACGAAAATGAACTTAACGTAATTAATTCGTGGCCTATGCACAAATTCGAAGCTTGGATCGCTGCTTTTGATTACTGGGATACAAATGTGATATATACTG GTGGCGATGACTGTAAATTCCAAAGTTTTGATACAAGAATGGGTACATATCCTACAATTTGTAGCAAAATTCATGGTGCTGGCGTTACGAGCGTTCATAGTAACGCAAAGAAAGAGTTTTTATTATCAACTGGAAG tTACGACGAAACGTTGAGACTATGGGATACAAGACATTTAAAACGACCCGTTTCGGAAACCAATCTTGGCGGTGGTGTGTGGCGTTTGAAATGGGATCCTTTTGCACGAAAATATTTGCTTGCCGCTTGTATGTATGGCGGTTTTAGAATAATTGACTGCGAGAGAACAGATGCACCATCTGTTATTGGTAAATATAACGAGCACGAAAGTATAGCATATGGATGTGATTGGTCCTTTTTAAACAGTGAAGAAATTGCAAAACAAATACCCGGTATGGAAGTAGAAAATGCCTGTTTGATCGGTACCTGCTCCTTCTACGATCACGTTTTAAAATTATCTGTGACGTATTTAAATAACGATTAa
- the Slim gene encoding scruin like at the midline, with translation MYKFKPFVFVKHETNSVKRPKSRSGHRIVCDHKYLYSYGGFNPGISDNDPEMRNDRAWMSSKPLFKEVWKFNLATQQWKRLPGQDNMPAELASNAVILRGNILMVYGGTGVPFGRSCNNRLYLCNLDNGKMTIVAAKGDLPDPHYGQAVIYHKGYFYTVGGTSGYEYTCDIHRLDLRTGIWEKVYICSGIDQNEPSGRYRHELAFDGKFIYVLGGGTAVEAFGFLEIPAFDLEMNKWTTLNTYGTNDDNRVPEPRRCHGCVQYTDGTTGVTSVVISGGYNGDNVFCDVWRLDLNDLQWTCLRKCILPCPVYFHSAALTPEGRMYTFGGIIKKNNKVVRTAAVHSVWLKIPKLSEVCWQALIYYFPHLCHKSPHQLLLIGIPLKFVQRITIFDFNYLLST, from the exons atgtataaattcaAACCGTTTGTGTTTgtaaaacacgaaacaaacagcGTGAAACGTCCAAAGTCCAGGAGTGGACACAGGATAGTTTGTgatcataaatatttatattcttaTGGTGGATTTAATCCAGGTATCTCTGATAATGATCCTGAGATGCGAAATGATAGAGCATGGATGTCTAGCAAGCCTCTTTTCAAAGAAGTATGGAAGTTTAATCTTGCCACTCAACAGTGGAAGCGTTTACCAGGGCAAGATAATATGCCTGCTGAATTAGCATCTAATGCAGTGATTTTAAGGGGCAACATTCTAATGGTTTATGGTGGAACCGGTGTTCCATTTGGAAGGAGTTGTAATAATCGCCTTTATTTGTGCAATCTTGACAATGGTAAAATGACTATAGTTGCAGCAAAAGGAGATCTGCCTGATCCTCATTATGGACAAGCAGTAATATATCATAAAGGGTATTTTTACACTGTTGGTGGTACTTCAGGTTACGAATATACCTGTGATATCCATAGATTGGATCTTAGGACCGGTATTTGGGAGAAAGTTTACATATGTTCTGGAATTGATCAGAATGAACCCTCGGGACGATATAGGCATGAATTAGCATTTgatggaaaatttatttatgttttggGAGGAGGAACGGCTGTAGAAGCATTTGGATTCTTG GAAATTCCTGCCTTTGACTTAGAAATGAACAAATGGACAACATTAAATACATATGGTACCAATGATGATAATAGAGTACCGGAACCTAGACGTTGCCATGGTTGTGTACAATATACAGATGGAACCACAGGTGTTACGTCTGTAGTTATCTCTGGAGGATATAACGGGGATAATGTCTTCTGTGATGTTTGGAGATTAGATTTGAATGATCTACAATGGACATGTTTAAGAAAATGTATTCTGCCATGCCCTGTATATTTTCATTCGGCTGCTCTTACTCCAGAAGGACGCATGTATACATTCGGCGGTATAATTAAAAAGAATAATAAG GTCGTAAGGACAGCTGCAGTTCATTCTGTTTGGTTAAAGATCCctaaattatcagaggtatgttGGCAagcattaatttattattttccacATTTATGCCATAAATCACCACATCAGTTACTTCTCATAGGTATACCTTTAAAATTCGTTCAAAGAATTActatatttgattttaattatttactaaGTACTTAG